DNA from Brassica napus cultivar Da-Ae chromosome C4, Da-Ae, whole genome shotgun sequence:
taaaacaacccgggcgtagcccgggaaagGCTCTAGTATATATACTAGAGGGGTATCCGCACTTCGCGCAGAATATTGTTTCATTGTTGTTAAGTACAATTTTTTGGATGATATATTATATGGTCGTGTTTATTTGGTAAGAGTATTATTTTGGTGTTTATATTGTGTACGTTAATaaattatgtgtttttttaataatatgacgTTGTGTGTATAGTAGTACTTATTAATGATGAAGTGAGCCTCTAATGTAAAGTATATTGAAATTCGATAACGTTTTATTTAGGAATTTGTTGGTTCTCagcgtcaaaattgtattttacttttaaacatttttggatattattattttaagatgttttttgcTCTCTCTACATATTTTGACAATGAGTCGTCAccatctatttattttgtttacattTCTGGTATGtggtgcttctcaccatcactgGAAAAAGACTCACATGTGTGCTCTTGTTCTTCCTCACATTCTTCTCCTGTGAGATTATCTGATATTTATTGCAGATCGGGTTTATGAGTTCTTAGTTGTGTGATTTTTTCTCACGATGTTGTAGGATGTTCCGGTCTATATtgtctgctcctcttcttctttagaTTTTGGTTGATTTTATGGAATATATCCTTGGGTTAGGTCAGAGTTTGTAgtctttgatgttgttttcctcgtcgttggcttGTCGTCAGTAGTTCATGCTCGCCctggttttcaagatctggtttttggtgatctgaaTTCTAGCTCTCTTTCATAGCTTGAGGACGGCTCCACAGTTTGCTGATTTCATTTTGTTTCCCCTTCCATATATATTCTCTCATCTCATTACAGTTTTCATCTCTGCTCGCTtctctggtggctctccctTTCGCTATGTTTGCTACTCCAGGTTTAGATAATGTTTTCCTCCGTGAATGCTATGTGGGTCTGGAAGGTTGTTTCTGGTCTCAGGCTTGGGCTCTGGTTTCTTGGTGATTGGCTTACATTCTTCATCCCTCAggttgtttctcttcttctcctgctCCACTTGGTATAAGTGTGCGGAGTTAGtttcttggagctttggtcacTTCTATCCAGAGCTTTATGATTCTTCGCTGGCATGGACGCCTTGTTTGTGCTtctttagtttgtgaggtggtTCTCACCTCTTAACTTGTGGTTGTGCTTCTGGTGCATTAAGAATGTGTCCTCTAGCTTCGTGGTGACTTTGACCTTTCGGTTATTATTCTTCCTCTGATCCGCTTTTTTGGTTCTTTGCGTTGGTGCTTGATCGCACTTCCTTTGTGTTCGATGGATTGCCTTGTCTCAGATTTTATCTTTATACATTTTCTGACCTTTGTTTGTTCCTGTCAAGATACTCTATGGTAATGTGAAGAAGTTAGTCTTCATTTTTTATCTCATTTCAGCTTCAAACCTTTATTTAGTTATTGTTACTATGACATTTTGTTTTCCTCAGTAATTGTGGAGGTTTTAGGTTTAATTTTGTGTTGTGCTCTAGTTTCCTTTTCttagtttgatttattatttttaacattaaattaaataaataattttaaatgaaataatagaaaatagtaaaattaataaaataatgaaagtttatgttatttttagttatgaataattaaatatttaaaatatatttatattattttacttattttttattcatcttgaattctgaaaaccaagaaaattgattatcaaatttcatatgatgatggttagtgTGAGAATGATTAGATAACTAAAAGGGAGAATTTGTGGTATAACCATAGTAGGAAAAGAATTAACAATATAGCCATGGTTTGAGAAATGTGTCTCTTTGCCACATAAATGGACATTGAAGTCGTTTGCAGTGCGTGAGCGTTTGTATGCCACACCCAACAATCATATACCATTCCATTTAGAATAACGATATAGAATAGATCATTTCAAACGGACATACAACTATAGAGAAGAATTTAAtttcttaatattatttatttgtagcGTTTAGTGgagtaaaaacattttataaataaaataacatatttgtATGTAAGAAATATGCTTAAGTGTATATGTATCATATGAAAAAAGCATATTTGATTGATAtagtacaaaataaaacaatttcctattttatatttgatggcCACATAGTATAGTATGTAGAAGTATGAGAGCAAGAGAGAGGGGGAGGGGGATGGGGAGGGgtggggagagagagagagagagagagagagagagagagagagagagagagagagagagagagagagagagagagagagagagagagagagagagagagagagagtgagtgtgtatacttataattttattttatattttgtaaatagtaTAGAATACAACAATACATTATTTGAACATTACATATTacggaagaaaaaaataagagagagaatgggagaaagagaaaaagagatacATAGAGAAAGGTAAAGATGAAGGGAGACAAAGATGGTGATAGGGAAGATAGATAGAGGGAGAGATTGcacaaatatatattgtataattaCAATTCTATTATATGTTTCGTTAATAGAATagaaaaaatcttattataactgtacatattcaatttataaatatatgttagttttacaaaatccaaaacatttcatatacaaaaaaaatctatgttttttataGGTATTTAAAAAGTTCACATAAGtaatatttaaacttataaagttatataaaaAGAAGAGGTGAAAGTGAGAAAGGGTAATCtagaaaataatacataaatatcatAGTCTAAATATTACTATGGttatatagttaattttatAGTTTGTTATGTGCATGTTGCCTAATTCCCCTAAATAAAATTCTCCGACTAGTCATATCTATCAAAGTAGATCATGTTTAATTTAGTGGTGAAAACTGAAAGAGAAAAATagacatttacaaaaataaatgctTTTATGTACTTCGTGATTTGATATCCCATTTTATTAGTTTCCAAATCACAAATACCGAAaccaacaaaaataattattccgAATATTTACAAACTGTACCGCACCACAGTTATAATAACAAAATCTCTACATACctacatatttatatgtttttgttactattcGGACTGCATCGCTGTTGTTCTATATGTTGTCATTTGGACGCTCTAACTTGACCAATATTTTTACTGTGTGTTGAGACTTTGGTTAGAAAGTGTTGGACCAAATTGTAGTACTCTAAAAGAAGAatgatttaaaatgtaaaaataaaaaacaaaaagagacaCGTGTCGCAAAAGTCCACTGTCACTTGTCATGAGAAAAGGTAaaagtctactttatatataaagatgttgTCATTTGGACGCTCTAACTTGACCAATATTTTTACTGTGCGTTGAGActttggtttttgtttgctatttgcaatgaaaaagaagagaacatttttcttcaccaaattttttttttcaatatattttctcTACATATAGAGCTATTGGATTTTACATTTATAATGGATTCCATGATGACAAATTCAATTTGAAGACATTAAtcagataaaaaaatagaaatacaacTATTTAGATAATTTCTACACCTTTTTTCCTTAGAAAAATAGATGATGATCTAAATCTATGGAATTATTATAGCTTCTAATCTAAAGATAGAGAATGATGGGAAATTGTATGTGACACCTaatatttttgatcattttagtgCTTTGAATTGTATTTAAGAGTCATTTGTATGCATTAGGGGTTAGAATCacgatttaaaaaatttgagaccaattcaagaaaaaaaatgtataattagAAAGTGTTGGACCAAATTGTAGTACTCTAAAAGAATAAtgacttaaaatgtaaaaataaaaacaaaaggggACACGTGTCGCAAAAGCCCACTGCCACTTGTCATGAGAAGAAGTAAaagtctattttatatatatatatatatatatagactctTAATTAAAGTATAATATTAGGCAGTTATATTTAACattaaaactttatttattCGAATTAATTGAAGATTATACAAGTACCTTTACATCAACACCATATTATTGTTATACCTTGGTGAACGTCATATTGTTTATTTAGATAAATATAATGCACCTAATATACACTGCAGCTCAACTCTACTCAGCACTctgatggtcgttagatcacttaatgttgaaaatgattCATTTCCTgagaaaaataaagagatacttggtcatgaattttcatatttaagtGCAATTCGACATGATATATCATTCGCCATCATTGTGTTGGCAAGCTTCAGTTCCTCCCCAACACTTAGACGTTGGAATGAATTAAATATGCTATTTCGGTAGTTTCAAGGAACTATTgatttaatattgttttaccTTAAAATACAAACTTTCAAATGGGTTGTTTTACAGATGCAAGCTATTTATCATATCTACATAAAGCTCGATCACAGATGGAATACGTTATCACGATTGGAGGCACCACTATATATTTATGCTCTCAAAAGTATACGTTTATGGAAATTTCTTCAAATCGTGCAgaatcattgcactccatgaagaaAGTAGAAACTGTGTGCGGTTAAGATCAATGAGCTAACACATACAATCAAGTAGTGGATTACATGAAAACACATAGCCAATTGTCTTGTATGAAGACAACACTACATGTGTTGCACAAATGAAAGAAAGATATATCAAAAGTGATATAAACAAACACATTCCTCCAAAGTTATTCTCATATATCCCcgagctcgagaagaataaagagattgaagtaagatgtATATGATCATGTGAAAACCACTTCCAAACTCGATTTTCAAGAAGCATGTCCATAATATAAGAATACACCACTTACAAGACCTATAAGATTATTCGATCGAGGGAGAGCTTACACATTTGTACTCTTTTTGTTTTAGTACGGTTTTTCCACTGATTTTTCCTTGAAAATTTTGTAAGGAGACAACAAATATGATAATAATGGAACTAATCTCAAAGAGGAAGTGTTGTAAAACGTGAAAAAGAAAACCATCAAACAAAAATGCACCAACATATATTGTGTTGAGTTCAGTGTTACTATGCACTACTTTTcacttctatataaacgatcaaTTAGATCATTTGTAAAACACCACATTCTACAATAACAAAAGAAATCGCTTTtgctcttttctttttatatatgtatctcTCATCTGCGagtataaaattttggttttatttctatttccaaatgtaataaattataaatattattataacatGTTGCATATATTTTGCTTTACAATATTTGCTTCAAATACTTGTAAGTaatgaaataatttataaataaattaagtaaTTATTTTTGGCAAGTAACCAAGCAtaagtattatatttttctagtACTGAATAAAAAGAGTATTTGATTCAAAGTTCAAACAagccaaaatattatattaactaAACTAAACGAGATAGTCGATCATTATTTGTAATAGAGTTAGAGAAGAGTAAATGTTGTATTCGACTATTTggtattaaattaaaaaaaaaaaaaaaaacggttttCAGTTTTCATTATGAACCAGAAAGTAGGCACACGCTCTTTGAATGTATCCTAAAGCCCAGCGGGTCACTAAGCGGGTCGAATATATCCGAGTAAAATCTGGATCAGTTGGTGAAACGTGAATCATATTGCAGTTGGAGGAGACCGTTTTAATCTCCCCTCGCTCTCTCTTCCCTGAAAGGATTCCACCGCAATGGCGACTTCAGATTCGagctcttctccttcttcttccggCACCGATTTCGCCGATCCGAACCCTAGCACCGATCCCGATACGAGCTCGGATCGTGTTCAAAGTCTATTGGAGTCGCTGAATTTGTCTCAGCCAAGCGAAGTCTCTGACGGAAGCCACACCGATTTTACCGGCgatgatgaggaagaggaggaggaggaggaggaggttgtACCGGCCAACGGTTCAGGTTTGGCGGGAGTTAGCGGAGGAGAGGCGGCGGAGCATCCGGTTGAAATGGAGGCGGGGGAGGAGCCTCCGAGCCCGACGAGCAGCGGTTACGATGGGGAGAGAGGGAGCAGCGGCGGAGGTGCCTCTACTTTCAAAGCTGACAATGCAAGCGAGGGTGGTGAGATTCGGGAAGCCAATGCGGATGGTGAGCAGCATGAAGCCGCGTGGTTGCCTGGAAAACGCCACGTCGACGAGGTGAGTTTGAATTGATGTAGTAGCTCCGTTCACTCTAGGGTTTAGCAGTCCAAGCATTTGCTCAGTGTTTGATCGTTTTCTTTAGTATTCATGGAGATATTGTGATCGTAAAGCTTGAATTAGTATTAAGTAACACTGTGGAAAATGTTTGGATGGAATGGAACTCTGAGAAGAAAGCTTTAATATAAAAACGCAGGACGATGGTTCTATGTCATGGAGAAAGAGGAAGAAACATTTCTTCATTTTGAGTCACTCCGGCAAACCCATTTATTCCAGGTTTTTGCTTcagttctttcttcttcttttttaaatgCGTTACTCTTCTtgaactttctttttttgtatatCTTTCAGATATGGAGATGAACATAAGCTTGCTGGTTTTTCAGCTACTCTTCAAgctattatttcttttgttgAGAATGGGTACAATTATTGTTATTTGTTTCCCTTCTacggttatattttttttttccttgtggTTTCATGCCTAACCTATTATTGTTTCTTCAGTGGCGACCGTGTCAATTTAGTCAAGGCAGGAAAACACCAGGTATTCCAAAATTCCTTGCAATCAATTTTGATAGGTAGGTGGTAGTGTTTATATTAGCTTACTCATCAGATCCATTGGTGTATATAGTTGAATGGGACTATATAAATAAGTTGAATGGGAATATATAAataaaggattttttttttcctttgaatttttgttttccgtTCTAGTTCGAATGAGTGGAATGCTCATTCAATTCCTTTCAACATATATGGTTTGTTTTGAACAAAATGTTTTGTTCAATtacgttattattattattattgagaGTAAGTCATGTGAATGGTCAAATTCAGGTTGTCTTTCTGGTGAAGGGGCCAATATACCTGGTCTGCATCAGCTGTACAGATGAAACATATGAATACTTAAGGGGGCAGCTGGATCTTCTATATGGTCAGGTAACATCTGATTGCTGCTCTGTTTCCTTTCTTTTAAAACTTTCTcgtgtttaaataataaaaaatgtaatgttACTGATGCAGATGATACTCATTTTAACAAATTCAATAGACAGATGTTTTGAGAAGAATGCAAATTTCGACATGGCGCCCTTGCTTAATGGGACAGATGCTGTCTTCTCATCTCTTGTCCATTCGTTTAGCTGGTTTGTCTCTGAGTTATTATAAGTCAAACTCCTTTCACATTATTATCAAAGTATATACTACGTTTAGTATACAAACCTTTAAGGGTTATTAGAATGTTGAAGTCTGTTTATTGTCCTTTCCAAATCTATAAAACTGTTGTTCTACACATTACATCTTTTCTCTTGTCGGTCTGCCACTAAGGTTTAGGTAGAAAAATTTCTAACAACCTTTGATATGGTTTTCCCAATCTTAGGAATCCAGCTACGTTTCTTCATGCATACACTTGTCTTCCCCTTCCGTATGCGTTAAGGCAAGCTACAGGGACAATATTGCAAGATGTTTGCGCGTCTGGTGTATTGTTCGCACTACTAATGTGCAGACACAAGGTAGAAGCCCTTGTCCAAACGAGCAAAATATTTCAGCCTGGAAAGGCCATCATAGTTGATGACTGTGTGTTAACTTGCAGGTTATCAGTCTTGCTGGTGCACAGAAAGCTTCTCTTCATCCCGATGACTTGCTTCTACTCTCAAACTTCGTCATGTCATCAGAATCATTCAGGCAAGTGCTAAATGTTCTGTCCGTGTATTACCACACAGTGAACCAAACATTTGTTTGTGTCATTTCATCTCACTACTTCTCTGGTAGCAGGACATCAGAATCTTTCTCGCCAATCTGCCTACCAAGATACAACCCTCATGCCTTTTTGCATGCCTATGTGCACTTCTTCGACGTGAGTCACATTTTAAGACTTGTAATTTGTAAAGAGCTTTTCAAACTCATCGAACAGTAGTGATATATTAACTTAACACATCTGTGATGTAGGATGATACATATGTAATTTTGCTTACCACACGTTCAGAGGCCTTCCATCATCTCAAAGATTGCAGGTACATACAAATAGCTTTCATACTTGAATATATTTGTGACTGTATTGATGTCCACAAACTTGTATGTGTTAGGATTCGCATTGAGGATGTTCTTCTTAAGTCAAATATTCTAAGCACGGTTAAAAGATCAATCGCGGAAGGTGGACTGAGGGTTGAGGATTTGCCAATAGACCGTCTTCTTCGACAGAAACAGTCTTCTACTTGTAACCAAAGACAAGATACAGATGCATCCGTGGGAACAGGAGGTCCCTTTGGACTTTGGCATTTCATGTACCGCAGTATATATTTAGATCAGTACGTTTCATCCGAGTTCTCACCTCCAGTAACTAGCCACAGACAACAGAAAAGGTAAAGTCATGAATTTCACATGGGATTATTACGCTAACCAAATTGTAAAATATTTGGAATGGAGAAGTTACTGATGTGGTTATGTCGCAGTCTATATCGAGCATACCAGAAACTCTATGCTTCAATGCATGAAAAGGGATTGGGACCCCATAAAACTCAATATAGACGAGATGAGAATTACAGTAAGTATGAATTTCAACAAAAATACGAAAACTCTTGCTGCGAACTAACAAAAAGTTTTTTACTTTTGTGTAATGATTTCAGCTCTTCTATGTTGGGTCACACCAGATTTTGAACTCTATGCAGCATTTGACCCACTTGCAGACAAGGTGAGATAGTTTTTTAGCTTGAAACTTATATTGGATACTGGAATCAGAATGCTTGAGAAACTTGCAAAATGGGATCGTTATAACATCGAGATGATGAATTTGTGTGGCAGGCGATGGCGATAAAGATATGCAATCAGGTTTGCCAGAGGGTAAAAGATGTGGAAAATGAAGTGTTCTTGCAAGGAGCTAGCCCTTTCTCTTGGTGATATTTACTTCAGATCTTTCTACTATTTTGACACATATTTACCAGATCTTGTACTAGCGTAtcacttttctttgtttcttaaataagtaatttaagttTATCGGTGTGTTGTACCCTATTGCCTTTTGAGAAAGCTATTTAAAGGTTTAATGCTTCTTTTCTTCTGTAGCtctttattgttgttattaATCAGATTGAATAGTCAGACTTGATCATTTTAAAGACAGCaattagttctttttaaaaGCCTTCTCAAGTTTTGATAGAACGATTGAGACTGGAGTTGGTAGAGAAGAGTGTGGGTTGTTATGTTATGTGGTTTCAGATTTAAATACCCATGACCCATCAATTTCAATATGTTATCTTCTAAagtttacataattaaaaagtttattttactgtttttttttttttttgaacttaaatTTGGACTATTTCTCAATTTGTGCGTATCATCCTTGCGCAGGAACCTTGCTAATCTTCTCTGTATCGTTCCAGTTTTATCGGATGTCCCCGAACAGACAAATTATTTTACTGTTTTAGTGACAAATATTACCGACTTCTCTCTTAACTTGCTGGAGAACCAATTATGGAGTGTCTAACAAACTATCGTTCATACCCAAATTTTTTACAAGTTTTTTATTTGActtgttttaaattatgttcGTACGAGACTTGACTCTTAAAGCGAATCCAAAAGAATCGAGATAAATGCACTTGGGGCAACTTGAATTTGTTTTATCTCCTCTAGACATTACGGATGAAGGAGCGTTAGTACCCCTGTTCTAagcctagccgcctaggcgctacgcgtcactcttccgccccgatttataccaaaatcggtttaaaaaattggatatccgattttttctggctagaccgcctaaatgaccgtttagccgcctaaatgaccgcctagccgcctaggcggccgcctaatttattttttttattttttttttattttttttatttttttatttttttttatttttttatttttatttttattttatttttaataatatttttatttttttatttgatctaaaattttataaatatcatttatattcataattttgatgaaaattacactaaattaagtttatatattctatttgtgtgttttatacaatcttaaacatgaaaatgtattaatgttatacacaattaaagattaacatgttttataacacagtaaaccatctaaaaattctgccccgcataatttccgattaatccccgattttctcttta
Protein-coding regions in this window:
- the LOC111212796 gene encoding vacuolar fusion protein MON1 homolog isoform X2, whose amino-acid sequence is MATSDSSSSPSSSGTDFADPNPSTDPDTSSDRVQSLLESLNLSQPSEVSDGSHTDFTGDDEEEEEEEEEVVPANGSGLAGVSGGEAAEHPVEMEAGEEPPSPTSSGYDGERGSSGGGASTFKADNASEGGEIREANADGEQHEAAWLPGKRHVDEDDGSMSWRKRKKHFFILSHSGKPIYSRYGDEHKLAGFSATLQAIISFVENGGDRVNLVKAGKHQVVFLVKGPIYLVCISCTDETYEYLRGQLDLLYGQMILILTNSIDRCFEKNANFDMAPLLNGTDAVFSSLVHSFSWNPATFLHAYTCLPLPYALRQATGTILQDVCASGVLFALLMCRHKVISLAGAQKASLHPDDLLLLSNFVMSSESFRTSESFSPICLPRYNPHAFLHAYVHFFDDDTYVILLTTRSEAFHHLKDCRIRIEDVLLKSNILSTVKRSIAEGGLRVEDLPIDRLLRQKQSSTCNQRQDTDASVGTGGPFGLWHFMYRSIYLDQYVSSEFSPPVTSHRQQKSLYRAYQKLYASMHEKGLGPHKTQYRRDENYTLLCWVTPDFELYAAFDPLADKAMAIKICNQVCQRVKDVENEVFLQGASPFSW
- the LOC111212796 gene encoding vacuolar fusion protein MON1 homolog isoform X1, producing the protein MATSDSSSSPSSSGTDFADPNPSTDPDTSSDRVQSLLESLNLSQPSEVSDGSHTDFTGDDEEEEEEEEEVVPANGSGLAGVSGGEAAEHPVEMEAGEEPPSPTSSGYDGERGSSGGGASTFKADNASEGGEIREANADGEQHEAAWLPGKRHVDEDDGSMSWRKRKKHFFILSHSGKPIYSRYGDEHKLAGFSATLQAIISFVENGYNYCYLFPFYGYIFFFLVVSCLTYYCFFSGDRVNLVKAGKHQVVFLVKGPIYLVCISCTDETYEYLRGQLDLLYGQMILILTNSIDRCFEKNANFDMAPLLNGTDAVFSSLVHSFSWNPATFLHAYTCLPLPYALRQATGTILQDVCASGVLFALLMCRHKVISLAGAQKASLHPDDLLLLSNFVMSSESFRTSESFSPICLPRYNPHAFLHAYVHFFDDDTYVILLTTRSEAFHHLKDCRIRIEDVLLKSNILSTVKRSIAEGGLRVEDLPIDRLLRQKQSSTCNQRQDTDASVGTGGPFGLWHFMYRSIYLDQYVSSEFSPPVTSHRQQKSLYRAYQKLYASMHEKGLGPHKTQYRRDENYTLLCWVTPDFELYAAFDPLADKAMAIKICNQVCQRVKDVENEVFLQGASPFSW